Part of the Sebastes umbrosus isolate fSebUmb1 chromosome 3, fSebUmb1.pri, whole genome shotgun sequence genome is shown below.
TGAGTGATACCACTTTTACACTGTTATGCATTGTCCCTGTTCATAGTCCATTCATGTGCACCCTGACAACTGAAAACAATACAGACCTGAACATTTGGCCTATTAACACTGAcgaaaaaagaaacagaaggtGTTGACTTCCAAATAAGGATGATGACGTCGCACCACCCTGAGTCCCCGTTGGTGGGAAGAGGGGAATTCCTCTCACATGAAGAGGGCCCCTCACTAGTGGTGAAAAGGGATATTCCACACATTCTAGCAGTCCAACTGTGTAGggacccagcatctggctggtttcaagtgacctcatgacctcagtaacctgatccttgaccacaggactcatctcagtcctcattggctacagtaacatttcacacctaggtgtgaaattcacacagaacaaaaccagaggaatgttctttgttcctcctctttcgtctctttcttctcatctgatcatctctcctgacgtgccagaggtgagctgctgcgctctctctgctcttcatctcctcaacccaggctgacctggttgaggtgaacggctctcaagtccagaacttgcaaaacagttctggttctgatcaatggcctgttaggaaacagccattgcaaccaaggaaccaaacggcaaacgacgcgagtgctctgcccttttcaccagctaacttcaagctatcaagcaaagaagttagcaccaaactaacagcaaagacgacctctttgacttggaaccacaacttcaacacatggaatcacaaaaccggttcttccatggattggtaacgtactgggccttagcattagcaatcgcacagggctgagcaagactgtccaactttgatttctagaaagtacttgtattgatttggtttaatgttattcattgagtttgactgtggtgatttatctgtatttgatttttgggtaactggcttcgccacatctgatgtgtttagttatgcttcacatagacaaggtcttgcatgcaactaaccatcttttctaacccactgcatatctaacacacattaagatcacatacagaaactgtgaattagttaaacataaacatacagcttcagataatcttaaccccacatcacccccccccccctttgtccttcttctcagaagaacaaagaggtcatgtggtgacatgctgatggccatctttgattccgccatctttgattcagccatctttgtagttttacagtgcccgccattttgtttgtaggccatacagacattttgagacaagaacccatcttgtttcccccccctctctctctctcacacacacacacccacacacacacactgtgtttggtttgtttagtttagttatttagttagattaatattgtgttttgaacctttattatcttgtaaataaatgtttgtggaatatacatgctggtctctttaatgttgcacaagagtgaataatgccaacctctgctatgtcaagaactccgatatccttcaacctttactatctattttggttatagttattaatttaattattaatcaacgttccaaattgatagtttagcatatataatgagactatattaacgttttggtcattggtccctgattccagggtggtgccccgtttattattgatgtttattgataatctttattaaaaataataattctattattatttattaattaatttgctaataaccaaaacctaccaaagtagaacccctacaaCTGTTTATGGTTCAATTGTTCCCCGATAGAAAAGACTATAATCCAGGTGAGGTAACTGGTGTTGGTTAATTAGTAGGACTATTTATCCTCTGAGAGATATAAAAGTCTGATAATACCTGCATGTGAAGGATTAGTTACTGTGGGGGAATCCGCTCAAATCCTTGCAGCCTCACCTTTGCTCGTTGGGCCGCGCTGccgccctctctccctcctccgaCTCGTTGCCATGGTTGCGCCTGATGCAGCCGTTCCATCGTTCCATCTGTATCCATGATGGTGGATCCCGGTAGCTCCACCGTATATTCCCATTTCCTCAGGTCGTAGGCTGCGTCCTGCGTGGTCTCATACAGTTTCGGTCCGGAGTCCCAGTGAATTCTCATTTTGGAGAGGGGGGGTTTGAAAACGGATCCCTTTCTCCTTTAGTATTTTCTTGATCCCGCTGTATGCCTTACGTTTCTGAACCACTTCTGTTGCGTAGTCGTGATCAAACATCAGCTGTCGTCCTTCCATGACAATTTTCTTCTGCCAAGCTTTTTTCAGAACCATGTCCTTAACGGTGAATTCCATAAAGTTAACAACCATGGACCGTGGTGGAGAGTTGCGGTTGGTTTTCTGAGCTGGCACTCTGTGAGCCCGCTGGATGTGCAGGTTAACGTCAGGTGGCAGCGACAGCTCGGTTACGAGCAGCTGCTCAACAAACTTTATGGACGAGTCCCCCTCTTTGTCCTCCGGTATACCAAAGATACGAATGTTGTTCCTTCTGCTCCTACCTTCGATGTCTGTCAGCTTGTTTTGCAGAAGTCTCTGTTCTTTCAAAGATCTGCATAGTGCGTCCTTTACTTCCAGATTCCACCTCTCTATTTCCTCGATTCGGTCCTCTGCTTCAGTAATTTGGGCATCGTGTGTTTGTATGGTTTTTGGTGTCAACCGCGAGTTGCTGGTATATCTCCTGCTTTAGCTCGCTGATTTCAGACTTAATGTCTTTCGTGACTTGGTCTTTGAGTGTATTTAAGTCCGTCTTCATTTCAGCTTTGAGTTCACGTATCTCTTCTCGAGTTGCTCCACGTTGTCCTCCGCCTCGTCCATCACGGGCGAATTACGTCCTTTCTTCTTGTTAcggtttttctttttacctctTGTTTCAACTCCCCTACTCATTACACTTCAGTTTTATCGAGTCTGTTAATTGTTTTATGAATTACAGGGAGTTAGTTTAAGCTAGCTATCGGGAGATCAAATTCACGCAGCCATTTTCTTCGCCTACCGGACCCCTCCCTTTATATTCACCTTAAATTTCATGTGACTCACTAACGCTGAAGAACGTAACCCCCAAAGCtgcaaaactctcgcgagatggttgaggttagcTATTGACCTTAAATGGTCTATGATGTATAGGTTATGTGGTCTCGCGAGAGTTGCCGCACGTTTTCTCAACTTGGCAGTTACCTTCTAGTCACGCCCTAGACAGTATAAGGTAATAAACAGTAGCCTGCAAACACCATTCGAGCAGTGAAAAAGTCACAAGTGAGGACACGGGGCAGGGCAGTGGGAGGATATCAGTTCCTAGTAATGTAATAAGAGGCCAAGCCTGAGGTGCAGAAGACACAGAGGGAGGGACGATGGTCGAGGTCATTTACAAGATCTGTCACAGGATGTCTGTAAACCGTGTTCAGAACAGCAACAGGTACGACTTGTAGGATTAGAGAGGTTGATATAGCTAATCATACAAACACAATTTAATGCAATGCAATACAACAGCACTGTGATAAATACTAAATACTTTGTGAAGcgtataatgttgttttttgcttttgctgAGACTGTCAGAAGTGTTGAGTCAATTAGACCAGTGCATGGCTAGTGTGGGTGTGGGTGACACGAGAGACAGATTAATACAAAGACTATCAGTGTTTATGTGATTCTTGTAGTCGAAACAGAACCTGCTGCACACACTCTTGTGCCAATAAATACAAAGGTCAATGTGTGTGGATTGATCTCTGTACATACTGTAGTCAGTAACAATGTCTGTCCTCAGGTAACCTCTGTGATCCTGGTTATTGCTGCGACAGTTTTCCAACTCCACTGGTCACAATtagacatcatcatcacacatctGGCACAGCTGTTTAGGGaagcagcagcattttgcaGCATGTTGGAATGCCAAGGAGTCAAGCTGCGCTACTATTTGACAGTGCTATCTGGACTCGTGGAGAGTTTGTTCTTCACAGGGGTCTTCTTCGGCTGGGCTTCCCTGGTGTTTGTGCTGAAAGTTGATGGATACTTTGCTGGATACTGCGCCAACACCACCAGAGATGAGGACGATGCTGTGCACATAGGTATATGAACATGCACGTATATAATAACATATAGAATATGTGGACAAATACGCACAAGCAGGCATGTTACCGAAGTTTTTACGCTTCGTAGTAGTGAAATTAGGACCATTGTTTGCTTGAGGTGTGTCATGGCATTGAAATTATTTCAGCTTGCAAAATAATAGTAAGGGCAAACTCAAAACCTGCTCTACTGCTCTATTAACATTATTGTAGGCATAGTTCATGTGATTAATATTCCTGCTCTGCCTCCACTTTACATAACTAGATTACAATAATCCAACCAACCTGTTATTTAGGACATAAAGTGtatattttcatactttttaGGGACGTTGGTTTTGATGATACATTTTCTGACTTTAAAGAACACAATTAGCCTTAGTGCCCCCATGTTCCAACAAACTGCAtcaaaagtgccctctagggtgcccttccagtagagaaaacgtgatgaagtgccttctagggtgccctcccagtagagaaaacgtgatgaagtgctttctagggtgcccttccagtagagaaactgtgatgaagtgccctatAGGGTGCCCtcccagtagagaaaacgtgatgaagtgccctctagggtgccctcccagtagagaaaacatgatgaagtgccctctagggtgccctcccagtagagaaaacatgatgaagtgccctctagggggcccttccagtagagtgtggaggcaatttctgtttaataagGACTCAAAAACAAGAGAGCGTCTTTCAGAGTTTTACTACACACTTGCAAGTGGGCGCACAACCATCAACATAGAATGTTCAGGACTGAGAGCACTGAGTCTCTCGATTTAGCGACATTTATAACCTTGCATGAATGCTCACAGTGGTATATCTCACATTGACCTCTCTGTCTGACACGTCCTCAAATAGGCACTACATGTTTGTTGACTAGTTATGCAACACAGAAACTGAAATAGACTTCAAGGGCAATGAGTGCAACATGGCAAGACCTTAGGAATGTGCtgcatgtatgtactgtatttttCTAACACAAGAGAAAacataaagtgccctctaggcctagggtgcccttcttgtagagaaaacatgatgatctgccctctagggtgcccttccagtagagaaagcgtgatgaagtgccctctaggttgCCCTTCcagaagagaaaatgtgataaagtgccttctagggtgcctttccaatagagaaaacgtgatgaagtggccttaaaatggagaaaacgtgatgcagtgccatataggctgccctacatgctagaaaccTTTCTGCGTGCTGGTGCCACACCGCGTAAAGCTGGttccctttttatttgtttttgcccctgcccctcagacagcccgAGTCCACCCTTGAgtatacatacacaaacattcaacTCTTTCTATATTgacctcttttctttgtttaatctttctttctttcttccagaTTGTAGTGGTCAGGATGAGCACTTGTCTCGGGTCATGTCTGTCGCTTTCATCGCCAACACATTATTACGCTTCCCAGTTGGATATTTCTTCGATCGTTATGGAACCACAGCAGCGAGGCTAATAGCTATGTGAGCATGCCATCACAGaaactgtattttatgatttgatgtttgtcatgtttggattgtaatggTTCATTATCTTCCTGGTGAGGTCACTTATGGGACCTTCAGGATGcaaattaaagggatagtttgggtgttttgaagtggggttgtatgaggtacttaccTCTAGTTAgtatattacctacagtagatggcagttAGCACGCCCCCAgattggagaaacagacaggagtactagcacgggagcaaagcaatgtactggtgtggacggggccggcagcgaaacgtattttaaccacctaaaaaaaatcaatataatataaatgtttttagtGTAAACTGTTAGAGCTTGCAGattagctagctaacatagCTTTCCACAGAAACAAAATTGCACAACTTTTCATACCACCTTGATATGTGACCTGTTCAATCTGATAATCTGATTCATTATATCTGATCCTGCAGATCTTTTTACACCACTGGCACACTGCTCATCACACTGTCAAACACAGGTACTGTAGGTTGTTTTGCACATTGTAGATTTTAGAGCAGATAGAAACCTTCAtctctctccgctctgtctctcacacacagagacgtCGGTGATGCTGTACCCTGCGACTGCATGTCTTGTTGTTGCTGGAACAATCCTGTACATCACCAATGTTCAGGTTTGTGTTGACCACCCTAACAATTTGCGTGGTATGAGTGAGAATGTGGTTGTGGGAAAGGAGGACATACAATGGCAATACCAGCAGTTATAAGAAGTAGATTATCTGTTAAGGTGGGGAACCTGTTTGACTCCTATCGCTCCACCGTCATCAACATCTACAATGGGGCTTATGACTCCTCTGCTGCCGTCTTTCTCATCATAAAGGTAATGAATATTTGATGCAATAAAACATGCAATAAAATacattgaataaaaaataaaatgtgctcCTCAATCCACATAAAAAATTGTAAGTGTACATCTTCTccttttgtctttctgtctttagcTGCTGCATGAAAAAGGAGTGTCTCTTCATTCGTCTTTTATCTTCCTCACCTTCTGTAGCATACCCCTCCTTCTACGTACCTTCTTCTTAATGCCCAGAGGACACATCCCCTACCCGCTGCCAGAAACATACACTTATGGGTCAGGACAAACTACACCATCCCAATGAAGTTTAACCGCCTGCTTGTTCCTGTAACAGTTGAACTGTCCTCACTCACCACCTCTGCTCTGACAGACTAAGCTGCCCCAGCcaaaggagagaaagaagagaggaggaggaggaggaggaggaggagaacgatGAGGAGGAAGAAATAAAGGAAGTAGATGCGAAAAGGAATGAAAAGGACAAGAGAGCAGAGGCTGAGACGTCTGCCTGCCTACTCAAAGAGCCACTGCATGGGCAAGAGGAAGGTATTGTCATTATCAATGTTTTTTCTTGAATGTGGCTTACAATGTGTGCAGCCCGGTagagataaaataaatataccaAGGCCACGATTTATTAATTTGTGCGCACGAGGTGTAATTTGTTAACCTGAccctgtcagatggtttgttataCAGAACCATCTGAAAAGCCGTCACAGGAAACCGTTTGGAAAAGGGTatgcactttcaaaaaatacttggcaggtgattggaggaaccatctgtcaatcaaactaatgGAAGCTAAACTAATCGTCTCACACATCTcaagccacgcccgtagctgcagtagctcctcacaggatgctgattggtctgtTGTCTGGCAAGCCGGACCCAAACGCatcacttgaagcctgacaagctGGATTTTCGTGTGCCATTTGATACCgcgattctcgcgtgatctcgtgacatcgcgagaatccagctgccgtgcaaggttagTAATTTGTGGCCAGGGTAAGGAGggttactttaaaaaaataatccaatacAATCACTAATTACCTGGTAAAAAGAAATTTAATCAGTAACCTAATCcaagtatcacaatataaaagtaatgtaatctgattactttCAATTACTTTTACCAAATATGCAAAGAAAgacaagagaaaagaaacatgTTGAAATTTCAACATTATTTTGTCTGTAAAGCAGAAACGGGAAGAACATCACAGTATGCCTTCCAGCTGTGAAAATGCTGTCATCATCTGCATAGTATA
Proteins encoded:
- the LOC119484568 gene encoding solute carrier family 43 member 3-like isoform X1; translated protein: MFFLVFSSLLLRKVTSVILVIAATVFQLHWSQLDIIITHLAQLFREAAAFCSMLECQGVKLRYYLTVLSGLVESLFFTGVFFGWASLVFVLKVDGYFAGYCANTTRDEDDAVHIDCSGQDEHLSRVMSVAFIANTLLRFPVGYFFDRYGTTAARLIAISFYTTGTLLITLSNTETSVMLYPATACLVVAGTILYITNVQVGNLFDSYRSTVINIYNGAYDSSAAVFLIIKLLHEKGVSLHSSFIFLTFCSIPLLLRTFFLMPRGHIPYPLPETYTYGLSCPSQRRERREEEEEEEEENDEEEEIKEVDAKRNEKDKRAEAETSACLLKEPLHGQEEEASFRSCAMSWLFLWHMVWVVTILLCQIIYLSNVNPMLSRLANNDQTLVSHYTNAFAFTQLCGVLCAPLNGLIMDRHKRRPLALGETKREADLRSSPLALFLTSLQCFLFCVCFTCPVLPLQYLTFILQVVNSSFFYGGHQAFVSIAFPMSHFGKMSGMAMSLSALVLLLQLPLQHLITHQLHGDPLYVNVGVTLVSLLAFIHPVHVSLYCKKLAKQRKTGQEVIDQGSEKC
- the LOC119484568 gene encoding solute carrier family 43 member 3-like isoform X2 is translated as MFFLVFSSLLLRKVTSVILVIAATVFQLHWSQLDIIITHLAQLFREAAAFCSMLECQGVKLRYYLTVLSGLVESLFFTGVFFGWASLVFVLKVDGYFAGYCANTTRDEDDAVHIDCSGQDEHLSRVMSVAFIANTLLRFPVGYFFDRYGTTAARLIAISFYTTGTLLITLSNTETSVMLYPATACLVVAGTILYITNVQVGNLFDSYRSTVINIYNGAYDSSAAVFLIIKLLHEKGVSLHSSFIFLTFCSIPLLLRTFFLMPRGHIPYPLPETYTYGLSCPSQRRERREEEEEEEEENDEEEEIKEVDAKRNEKDKRAEAETSACLLKEPLHGQEEASFRSCAMSWLFLWHMVWVVTILLCQIIYLSNVNPMLSRLANNDQTLVSHYTNAFAFTQLCGVLCAPLNGLIMDRHKRRPLALGETKREADLRSSPLALFLTSLQCFLFCVCFTCPVLPLQYLTFILQVVNSSFFYGGHQAFVSIAFPMSHFGKMSGMAMSLSALVLLLQLPLQHLITHQLHGDPLYVNVGVTLVSLLAFIHPVHVSLYCKKLAKQRKTGQEVIDQGSEKC
- the LOC119484568 gene encoding solute carrier family 43 member 3-like isoform X3, whose product is MLECQGVKLRYYLTVLSGLVESLFFTGVFFGWASLVFVLKVDGYFAGYCANTTRDEDDAVHIDCSGQDEHLSRVMSVAFIANTLLRFPVGYFFDRYGTTAARLIAISFYTTGTLLITLSNTETSVMLYPATACLVVAGTILYITNVQVGNLFDSYRSTVINIYNGAYDSSAAVFLIIKLLHEKGVSLHSSFIFLTFCSIPLLLRTFFLMPRGHIPYPLPETYTYGLSCPSQRRERREEEEEEEEENDEEEEIKEVDAKRNEKDKRAEAETSACLLKEPLHGQEEEASFRSCAMSWLFLWHMVWVVTILLCQIIYLSNVNPMLSRLANNDQTLVSHYTNAFAFTQLCGVLCAPLNGLIMDRHKRRPLALGETKREADLRSSPLALFLTSLQCFLFCVCFTCPVLPLQYLTFILQVVNSSFFYGGHQAFVSIAFPMSHFGKMSGMAMSLSALVLLLQLPLQHLITHQLHGDPLYVNVGVTLVSLLAFIHPVHVSLYCKKLAKQRKTGQEVIDQGSEKC